The Nerophis lumbriciformis linkage group LG07, RoL_Nlum_v2.1, whole genome shotgun sequence genome window below encodes:
- the LOC133609463 gene encoding regulator of G-protein signaling 20-like isoform X1 — protein sequence MAEEEEADARPCTSTPCMHHTRECLRPIPFAVHAWLAMRKRQMQVHQEAAASVLQARHRMANTPGNASNACCFCWCCCCSCSCLTVRGEDETIQRSACDRRGEGANCEESPEPTLEDARSWTTSFEKVMRSAAGRGCFRQFLRTEFSEENMMFWLACEELKKETNKTVVEEKVRQIYEDFISILSPKEVSLDSRVREVINRNMLEPTSHTFDDAQQQIYTLMQRDSYPRFINSSAYTDLLKSLEEPPPPPPQKP from the exons atggcggaggaggaggaggcagatGCTCGTCCGTGCACTTCCACGCCATGCATGCACCATACTCGGGAGTGTTTACGTCCGATACCTTTTGCAGTCCATGCATGGCTGGCGATGCGAAAGAGACAGATGCAGGTCCACCAGGAAGCCGCCGCCAGCGTCCTGCAGGCCCGCCACAGGATGGCCAACACGCCCGGCAACGCCTCCAACGCCTGCTGCTTCTGCTGGTGCTGCTGCTGTAGCTGCTCCTG TTTGACTGTTCGAGGCGAGGACGAGACGATACAAAGGTCCGCTTGCGATCGTAGGGGCGAAGGAGCCAACTGTGAAGAGAG ccccgaGCCCACCCTGGAGGACGCGCGGTCCTGGACCACGTCCTTCGAGAAGGTGATGAGGAGCGCGGCGGGCCGAGGCTGCTTCCGGCAGTTCCTGCGCACCGAGTTCAGCGAGGAGAACATGATGTTCTGGCTGGCCTGCGAGGAACTGAAGAAGGAGACCAACAAGACGGTGGTGGAGGAGAAAGTGCGGCAGATCTACGAGGACTTCATCTCCATCCTGTCGCCCAAAGAG GTGAGCCTGGACTCCCGCGTGCGCGAAgtgattaaccgcaacatgctGGAGCCCACCTCGCACACCTTTGACGACGCACAGCAGCAGATCTACACGCTGATGCAGAGAGACTCGTACCCGCGCTTCATCAACTCCAGCGCCTACACGGACCTGCTCAAGAGCCTGGAGGAGCCTCCCCCTCCGCCTCCTCAGAAGCCATAG
- the LOC133609463 gene encoding regulator of G-protein signaling 20-like isoform X2: MRKRQMQVHQEAAASVLQARHRMANTPGNASNACCFCWCCCCSCSCLTVRGEDETIQRSACDRRGEGANCEESPEPTLEDARSWTTSFEKVMRSAAGRGCFRQFLRTEFSEENMMFWLACEELKKETNKTVVEEKVRQIYEDFISILSPKEVSLDSRVREVINRNMLEPTSHTFDDAQQQIYTLMQRDSYPRFINSSAYTDLLKSLEEPPPPPPQKP, translated from the exons ATGCGAAAGAGACAGATGCAGGTCCACCAGGAAGCCGCCGCCAGCGTCCTGCAGGCCCGCCACAGGATGGCCAACACGCCCGGCAACGCCTCCAACGCCTGCTGCTTCTGCTGGTGCTGCTGCTGTAGCTGCTCCTG TTTGACTGTTCGAGGCGAGGACGAGACGATACAAAGGTCCGCTTGCGATCGTAGGGGCGAAGGAGCCAACTGTGAAGAGAG ccccgaGCCCACCCTGGAGGACGCGCGGTCCTGGACCACGTCCTTCGAGAAGGTGATGAGGAGCGCGGCGGGCCGAGGCTGCTTCCGGCAGTTCCTGCGCACCGAGTTCAGCGAGGAGAACATGATGTTCTGGCTGGCCTGCGAGGAACTGAAGAAGGAGACCAACAAGACGGTGGTGGAGGAGAAAGTGCGGCAGATCTACGAGGACTTCATCTCCATCCTGTCGCCCAAAGAG GTGAGCCTGGACTCCCGCGTGCGCGAAgtgattaaccgcaacatgctGGAGCCCACCTCGCACACCTTTGACGACGCACAGCAGCAGATCTACACGCTGATGCAGAGAGACTCGTACCCGCGCTTCATCAACTCCAGCGCCTACACGGACCTGCTCAAGAGCCTGGAGGAGCCTCCCCCTCCGCCTCCTCAGAAGCCATAG